From Sphingobacterium sp. lm-10, the proteins below share one genomic window:
- a CDS encoding pirin family protein, which translates to MSNIDFIHEEKAADIGNFLVGRLLPFRQKRSIGPFVFIDHMGPACLADHENLDVGPHPHIGLSTLTYLFDGAIFHRDSIGTAMEITPGAVNWMTSGKGVVHSERTPKHLRTKDKYMHGLQIWVALPKELEFMDPEFHHTEAKDIPAWEDDNASYKLIAGEAFGSRSPVPVYSKLYMLEIKSKHDTLIDIRGELYGESGLYILEGEIESGEHAYGPKQILITKDAHLCTFSMKANTTVYIFGGEPFPEERFISWNFVATSKEILDQAKQDWVDHKFPAVPGDDGYVPLPGASK; encoded by the coding sequence ATGTCTAATATTGATTTTATACACGAGGAAAAGGCGGCCGATATTGGCAATTTTCTTGTCGGAAGATTATTGCCATTCCGTCAGAAGAGATCTATAGGGCCTTTTGTATTTATAGATCATATGGGGCCTGCCTGTCTGGCAGATCACGAAAACTTAGATGTTGGCCCACATCCGCATATTGGGCTTTCCACGTTAACGTATTTGTTCGATGGTGCTATTTTTCACCGAGATAGTATTGGAACCGCTATGGAGATTACCCCGGGTGCGGTCAATTGGATGACATCTGGGAAAGGCGTCGTCCATTCCGAACGTACTCCAAAACATTTGCGCACGAAAGATAAATACATGCATGGGCTGCAGATCTGGGTGGCATTGCCTAAAGAACTGGAATTTATGGATCCGGAGTTTCATCATACGGAAGCAAAGGATATCCCTGCTTGGGAAGACGATAATGCCAGCTATAAATTAATCGCTGGGGAAGCTTTCGGCAGTAGATCTCCAGTACCTGTATATAGCAAGTTGTACATGCTGGAGATAAAGTCGAAACACGATACATTAATTGATATCCGTGGCGAGTTGTATGGAGAAAGCGGCTTGTACATTCTGGAGGGAGAGATTGAAAGTGGAGAGCACGCTTATGGGCCAAAACAAATTCTGATTACCAAGGATGCTCACTTGTGTACATTTAGTATGAAAGCCAACACTACAGTGTATATTTTTGGTGGTGAACCATTTCCCGAAGAACGCTTTATCTCCTGGAATTTTGTGGCCACCAGCAAAGAGATTTTGGATCAAGCGAAGCAAGATTGGGTAGACCACAAATTTCCCGCCGTGCCTGGCGACGATGGTTATGTGCCTTTACCTGGGGCATCTAAGTAA
- a CDS encoding efflux transporter outer membrane subunit — MRQLTKSVLSVMAIAIVLTSCQVGRNYARPELDLPENYREEISGVTADSVLLPLNIFFKDKILLSLIDRALEHNNDIMVAKLSMDQLELTYKQAKLQLLPTLDLAVGANRMWLSRNSLNGSLSEQFLGTPYMDDYTATLRLSWEADIWGKVPMQREGAWASYFAQRENMNALKTRIVAQVAQAYYSLITLDEQLKVAQRNVALGDSTLAMIRLQYQSAMTSSLALDQAEAQKKTAELLIPLAKQNIAIQENAINILCGSFPSALERAGSLKAAMPEEFFDTGVPALLLSRRPDVKAAEYAIISANAQTGLAKAAMYPALSLTPSIGVNSFRFNTWFDLPGSIVKTVAGNLTQPIFQKRELKTAYEIAQIEQEKAAVQFRQSVLTAVGEVSDALAMSNHADERLVLVEAKKSYLDKATNDALLLYRSSMATYLEVITAQNSALENELEAINIKREKLQAITDLYRALGGGVE; from the coding sequence ATGAGACAGCTAACAAAATCCGTTCTGTCCGTCATGGCGATAGCCATTGTGCTGACGTCGTGCCAGGTAGGACGCAACTATGCAAGACCAGAATTGGACTTGCCAGAAAATTATAGAGAAGAGATCTCGGGAGTGACTGCTGATAGCGTATTATTACCTTTGAACATATTTTTTAAGGATAAGATTCTGTTATCCTTAATCGATAGGGCATTGGAACATAACAACGATATTATGGTGGCCAAGTTGTCCATGGATCAGTTAGAGTTAACGTACAAACAAGCCAAACTGCAACTGCTGCCCACGCTGGATTTAGCGGTTGGAGCAAATAGAATGTGGCTTTCGCGTAACTCCCTAAATGGTTCATTGAGCGAACAGTTTTTGGGCACTCCCTACATGGATGATTATACGGCGACACTTCGGCTTTCCTGGGAAGCAGATATATGGGGCAAAGTACCGATGCAACGTGAAGGTGCATGGGCTAGTTATTTTGCGCAGCGAGAGAATATGAATGCGCTGAAAACCCGAATTGTAGCGCAGGTAGCACAGGCTTATTATTCCCTCATCACGTTAGATGAACAGCTGAAGGTGGCGCAACGTAATGTCGCGCTGGGAGACAGCACCTTGGCGATGATAAGGCTACAATATCAATCTGCTATGACCAGTTCTTTGGCTTTAGATCAAGCAGAAGCCCAAAAGAAGACCGCTGAACTGTTGATTCCTCTGGCTAAACAAAATATAGCCATACAGGAAAATGCGATCAATATCCTATGTGGTAGTTTTCCTTCTGCGTTGGAACGTGCGGGCAGCCTGAAGGCAGCCATGCCCGAAGAATTTTTCGATACCGGCGTGCCGGCGTTATTGCTCAGCAGGCGACCGGATGTGAAAGCGGCAGAATATGCTATCATCAGCGCAAATGCGCAAACAGGATTGGCTAAGGCAGCGATGTATCCTGCTTTAAGTCTGACGCCTTCAATCGGTGTCAATTCCTTTCGGTTCAACACTTGGTTTGACTTACCCGGTTCGATTGTGAAGACGGTAGCGGGGAATTTAACGCAACCCATTTTTCAAAAAAGAGAGTTGAAAACGGCTTACGAGATTGCTCAGATCGAGCAAGAAAAAGCAGCTGTCCAATTTCGACAATCGGTGTTGACGGCAGTAGGAGAGGTTTCGGATGCGTTAGCCATGTCTAACCATGCAGATGAACGTCTCGTATTAGTCGAAGCGAAGAAAAGCTACTTAGACAAGGCAACCAACGATGCTTTGCTTCTGTACCGAAGCAGTATGGCGACCTATCTTGAAGTCATCACGGCGCAGAATAGCGCGTTGGAAAATGAACTGGAAGCCATTAACATCAAGCGTGAAAAATTACAAGCGATCACGGATTTGTATCGTGCCCTAGGCGGTGGAGTAGAATAA
- a CDS encoding efflux RND transporter permease subunit, which yields MIRGIIDRPVLATVISVIFVILGVIGLLRLPQTRFPDIAPPTVQVSGSYPGGNSETVLRSVVTPLEEQINGVEDMEYITSTASNDGTFSVRVVFKQGVDPDQAAVNVQNRVQQATPILPQEVIRMGLTTSKQQNSMIMIFSIYTEDNDRYDELFLQNYANINLIPQIKRVPGVGQAQVFGAKDYSMRVWLNPQKMFSYNLVPDDVTAAIAKQSLESAPGKLGEESEAALEYVIRYKGKKTQPEEYENIVVKRNGTDLVRLKDVARVEFGSISYSGDNRFNGKNAVTIAILQTSGSNANEIEIGVREELANAAKRFPPGINQSSLMSTKERLDEATGQVKSTLIEAFLLVFVVVFLFLQDWRSTIIPAIAVPVAIVGTFFFLLAFGFTINILTLFALVLAIGIVVDDAIVVVEAVHGKLESSTMNAREATHSAMSEITGAVISITLVMSAVFIPIGFMTGSSGIFYKQFAYTLAIAIIISAINALTLTPALCALLLKNQHHGDEDEGKKAGFGGRFFKAFNTSFHHMTNRYVVGVQFLAKRKWLATGFIALITAGAIYIMNSTSRSFVPMEDDNFIVYSLSMPPGTALDRTTVVAEKINALLMDMEAVESNSGITGFNILSNSAGPAYAMGFVKLKNKKDRGEINDIDEILGIISAKFAGVKEGTIMAFRSPPVDGYGMTSGAELVLQDRMGNNPTALKERADEVIGQIMQQPGVQYAYTMFRADFPQFELEVDEDKAAQIGVDVSAMLGAIQTYFAGDQSLNFTRFGKFYRVNIKADGIFRTDEEAFNEIFVRNDVGEMVPVKSMVTLNKVYGPESVNRYNLYNSVTINVVANPGTSNGAIMDDLEKNVLSKLPGDYSFEWTGLSLEEKSAGNQTLVILMLSILFVYFLLSAQYESYLLPLAVLLSIPTGILGAFLGIRAIGLDNNIYVQVGLIMLIGLLAKNAILIVEFAVQRRKAGLSILESALEGSRARLRPIIMTSLAFIAGMIPLMLATGGSASGNKSISTGAAMGMLSGVILGVFVIPILYIFFQYLQELVSGKPKVTPTKD from the coding sequence ATGATACGAGGAATAATCGACCGGCCCGTGTTGGCGACGGTCATATCAGTCATATTTGTCATCCTGGGAGTGATTGGTCTTTTGCGTTTACCGCAGACCCGGTTTCCAGATATAGCGCCGCCTACGGTGCAGGTGTCAGGAAGTTATCCTGGCGGAAATAGTGAGACCGTGTTGCGCTCGGTCGTAACACCATTGGAAGAACAAATCAATGGGGTGGAGGATATGGAATACATCACTTCCACAGCCAGTAATGATGGAACTTTTTCCGTGCGTGTTGTCTTCAAGCAGGGCGTAGATCCGGATCAGGCAGCAGTAAATGTGCAGAATCGTGTGCAACAAGCTACGCCGATCCTGCCGCAGGAGGTGATTCGAATGGGGTTAACGACTTCGAAGCAGCAAAACAGCATGATTATGATCTTCAGTATATACACCGAAGATAATGATCGGTACGATGAGCTTTTTCTGCAAAATTATGCCAATATCAACCTGATACCACAAATCAAACGGGTGCCGGGAGTGGGGCAAGCACAGGTTTTTGGGGCAAAAGATTATTCGATGCGCGTGTGGTTAAATCCGCAAAAGATGTTTAGTTACAATCTGGTGCCCGACGATGTGACAGCGGCTATTGCTAAACAGAGTTTGGAGTCGGCGCCCGGAAAGCTGGGGGAAGAGTCGGAAGCAGCACTCGAATATGTAATTCGGTATAAAGGAAAGAAAACACAGCCCGAGGAGTACGAAAACATCGTCGTGAAACGAAATGGTACAGATCTGGTACGGTTAAAAGACGTGGCTCGGGTAGAGTTCGGATCCATTAGTTACAGTGGCGATAATCGTTTCAATGGTAAGAATGCCGTCACTATTGCCATTCTGCAAACTTCTGGTTCCAATGCCAACGAGATTGAAATTGGCGTGCGAGAAGAGTTAGCGAATGCCGCTAAAAGATTCCCTCCGGGTATCAACCAAAGCAGCTTGATGAGTACCAAAGAACGCTTGGACGAGGCAACGGGGCAAGTTAAATCTACTTTGATCGAAGCCTTTTTGCTGGTATTCGTAGTGGTTTTTCTTTTTCTTCAAGATTGGAGGTCTACTATTATTCCTGCCATTGCAGTTCCAGTGGCTATTGTGGGTACTTTCTTCTTTTTGTTAGCCTTTGGTTTTACCATCAACATCCTCACCTTATTTGCACTCGTGCTGGCGATTGGTATTGTCGTCGATGATGCGATTGTCGTTGTCGAGGCAGTACATGGTAAACTGGAAAGTTCTACCATGAACGCGCGGGAAGCAACACATAGTGCGATGAGCGAAATCACCGGTGCCGTAATTTCCATTACTTTGGTGATGTCCGCGGTATTTATTCCGATCGGTTTTATGACCGGATCATCCGGAATATTTTACAAGCAGTTTGCCTATACCTTAGCGATCGCGATTATCATATCGGCCATTAACGCCTTGACATTGACTCCTGCGCTGTGTGCTTTATTGTTGAAAAATCAACATCACGGCGACGAAGACGAGGGCAAAAAAGCAGGATTTGGAGGCCGTTTTTTCAAAGCTTTCAATACCAGTTTCCACCACATGACAAATCGTTATGTCGTCGGCGTACAATTTTTGGCTAAACGAAAATGGCTGGCTACCGGTTTTATCGCGTTGATTACGGCAGGAGCGATTTATATCATGAATAGTACTTCCCGCAGCTTTGTGCCGATGGAGGATGATAATTTCATCGTCTATAGTTTGAGTATGCCTCCAGGTACTGCGCTAGATCGTACTACGGTAGTGGCAGAGAAGATCAACGCTCTTCTGATGGATATGGAAGCGGTAGAGAGTAATTCGGGTATTACGGGTTTCAATATCTTGAGTAATAGTGCTGGACCAGCCTATGCGATGGGATTTGTCAAATTAAAAAACAAGAAGGATCGGGGTGAGATCAACGATATCGATGAGATCTTGGGTATCATTTCAGCCAAATTTGCTGGGGTAAAAGAGGGTACTATCATGGCTTTCCGCTCGCCGCCGGTAGATGGATATGGAATGACCTCGGGAGCGGAGTTGGTATTACAAGATCGCATGGGCAATAACCCGACTGCTTTGAAAGAAAGAGCAGATGAAGTGATTGGACAGATTATGCAACAACCCGGTGTACAGTATGCGTATACGATGTTTAGAGCTGATTTTCCACAATTCGAATTAGAAGTGGATGAAGATAAAGCCGCCCAAATTGGGGTTGATGTCAGCGCTATGTTAGGCGCAATACAAACCTATTTTGCAGGAGATCAGTCGTTGAACTTCACTCGTTTTGGTAAGTTTTACCGCGTTAACATCAAAGCCGATGGTATTTTTAGAACAGATGAAGAAGCTTTCAATGAAATCTTTGTACGCAATGACGTGGGAGAGATGGTACCTGTTAAATCCATGGTAACCTTGAACAAAGTGTATGGTCCGGAGTCCGTCAACCGCTACAACTTATACAATTCGGTCACTATTAATGTCGTAGCCAATCCAGGGACGAGTAATGGGGCGATCATGGATGATTTAGAGAAAAATGTATTGAGCAAATTGCCTGGCGATTACAGTTTTGAGTGGACTGGCTTAAGTTTAGAAGAGAAATCGGCGGGTAATCAAACGCTGGTCATTCTGATGCTAAGTATTCTCTTTGTTTACTTTTTGCTCTCTGCACAGTACGAAAGCTATCTATTGCCATTGGCCGTATTACTTTCTATTCCAACCGGTATACTAGGCGCATTCTTAGGTATACGGGCGATAGGATTAGATAATAATATTTACGTGCAGGTAGGTCTCATCATGCTAATTGGATTATTAGCCAAGAATGCTATTTTGATTGTGGAGTTTGCGGTACAGCGACGCAAAGCGGGCCTCTCTATCTTGGAGTCGGCACTAGAAGGATCCAGAGCTCGGCTTCGCCCGATTATCATGACATCTCTCGCATTTATTGCAGGTATGATTCCTTTGATGCTCGCTACAGGCGGTTCAGCTTCGGGAAATAAGTCGATTAGTACTGGAGCTGCTATGGGCATGTTGAGCGGTGTAATATTAGGGGTTTTCGTCATTCCAATATTGTACATTTTCTTCCAATACCTACAGGAGTTGGTTTCAGGAAAACCTAAAGTTACACCTACAAAAGATTAA
- a CDS encoding efflux RND transporter periplasmic adaptor subunit: protein MKKRILANRIMMIFTWGLATFGILISCGTKEESAPAPATPDVDFLALHSGSAQVEKRYPGSIEGIVNVDIKAQVSGYLDQIFVQEGGYVQKGQSLFRIKADVFNEQVNSSRAVYEAALAAEQSAKIELEKVRPLVAGKVYTELQLEAAEATYAAAKAQVSQARSALGSSEINADFSLIKAPVSGYIGRIPKRIGNLVTPNDATPMTTLSEINEVNVYFSLTEADFIAFVKDSKTDQGIDAVKFIMADGTTYTHPGRLEIASGNIDRTTGSIAMKATFPNPDKALRSGGAGKVILTRTIADALTIPMASVRDIQDRFFVFSLADSNKVVMKPIDITGKSGNNYIVKSGLKQGEKIALNRIDVLNEGMVVEPTLAADTLKN, encoded by the coding sequence ATGAAAAAGCGTATCCTCGCGAACAGAATAATGATGATCTTCACATGGGGTCTGGCCACTTTTGGAATTTTGATATCCTGCGGAACGAAAGAAGAATCAGCACCAGCACCGGCCACGCCCGATGTTGACTTTCTAGCATTGCATTCCGGGTCAGCACAGGTAGAAAAGAGATACCCAGGATCGATTGAAGGAATTGTAAATGTAGATATCAAAGCTCAGGTGAGCGGTTATCTGGATCAGATCTTTGTGCAGGAAGGTGGATATGTGCAGAAAGGACAATCGCTGTTTCGCATTAAAGCCGATGTGTTCAACGAGCAAGTAAACAGCAGCCGCGCAGTATACGAGGCCGCATTGGCAGCAGAGCAGAGTGCCAAGATTGAATTAGAGAAAGTACGGCCTTTGGTTGCCGGCAAGGTCTACACGGAGTTGCAGCTTGAAGCAGCAGAGGCCACTTATGCCGCGGCTAAAGCGCAGGTGTCTCAGGCTCGTTCTGCACTCGGATCTTCCGAGATCAATGCCGACTTCAGCTTGATCAAAGCGCCGGTAAGTGGTTATATAGGTCGTATTCCTAAGCGTATTGGTAATCTGGTAACCCCTAATGATGCTACGCCTATGACAACGCTGTCGGAGATCAACGAAGTTAATGTCTATTTTTCCCTAACGGAAGCAGATTTTATCGCTTTTGTAAAGGACAGTAAAACCGATCAGGGGATCGATGCCGTGAAATTCATTATGGCAGATGGTACTACCTATACGCATCCGGGGCGATTGGAAATAGCCAGTGGAAATATTGATCGTACCACGGGTAGCATCGCAATGAAAGCCACGTTCCCAAATCCGGATAAAGCTTTACGCTCGGGCGGTGCCGGAAAGGTAATCCTGACGCGAACCATTGCTGATGCGCTGACCATTCCAATGGCTAGTGTGCGCGATATTCAAGACCGCTTCTTCGTGTTCTCCTTGGCAGACAGCAATAAGGTCGTGATGAAGCCAATAGATATCACCGGCAAGTCGGGCAACAATTATATTGTGAAATCCGGACTCAAGCAAGGTGAAAAAATAGCCCTAAACCGGATTGATGTGCTCAATGAAGGCATGGTGGTGGAGCCAACCCTTGCGGCAGACACGCTCAAAAATTAG